The following are encoded together in the Streptomyces tsukubensis genome:
- a CDS encoding carbohydrate ABC transporter permease → MNDDALVRVGRALRVALLIALALLFLIPFYLLVRNGLASEADITSPDWTFFPSTLHWSNVTELFDDSTVPFARSLLNSALIAVATTLGTLLLASLAGYGLARIPYRHAGKVFYAILGTLMVPAAVTFVPSFVLVSSLGWVSTLRGLIVPTLFSAFACFIFRQYFTGFPAELEDAARVDGLGYWRTYWRIVVPNSRPVFAAVGTIVFIGAWNSFLWPLVIGQDREAWTVQVALSSFTTSQVIRLHELFVAAAISIVPLLLVFLFFQRWIVAGVERSGIDD, encoded by the coding sequence ATGAACGACGACGCCCTGGTGCGGGTGGGGCGCGCCCTGCGCGTGGCGCTGCTGATCGCGCTCGCCCTGCTCTTCCTGATCCCCTTCTACCTCCTGGTCCGCAACGGGCTGGCCTCGGAGGCGGACATCACCTCGCCCGACTGGACGTTCTTCCCCTCGACGCTGCACTGGTCGAACGTGACGGAACTCTTCGACGACTCCACCGTGCCGTTCGCCCGTTCGCTGCTCAACTCGGCGCTCATCGCCGTCGCGACGACCCTCGGCACCCTGCTGCTCGCCTCGCTCGCCGGGTACGGTCTGGCGCGTATCCCGTACCGCCACGCGGGCAAGGTCTTCTACGCGATCCTCGGCACGCTGATGGTCCCGGCCGCCGTCACGTTCGTACCGAGCTTCGTCCTGGTCTCGTCGCTCGGCTGGGTCTCCACGCTGCGCGGACTGATCGTCCCGACGCTGTTCTCCGCGTTCGCGTGCTTCATCTTCCGCCAGTACTTCACCGGTTTCCCCGCCGAGCTGGAGGACGCGGCGCGGGTGGACGGCCTCGGCTACTGGCGTACGTACTGGCGGATCGTGGTACCCAACTCCCGCCCCGTCTTCGCGGCCGTCGGCACGATCGTCTTCATCGGCGCCTGGAACTCGTTCCTGTGGCCGCTGGTCATCGGCCAGGACCGCGAGGCGTGGACGGTGCAGGTGGCACTCTCCTCGTTCACCACCTCCCAGGTGATCCGCCTGCACGAGCTGTTCGTGGCGGCGGCCATCTCGATCGTCCCGCTGCTGCTGGTCTTCCTCTTCTTCCAGCGGTGGATCGTCGCGGGGGTGGAGCGGTCGGGCATCGACGACTGA
- a CDS encoding carbohydrate ABC transporter permease has translation MLGEGGAGRRAFGTQNRTLWFWVFVGPFLLGLGVFTYVPLGWSVYLSFFDAHNTVTPSDFVGFGNYTEMLGNKAFTDSLWTFLLFSLFIVPTTFVLSLALALMVNRTRGAQAFFRSVFFLPAACSYVVAALIWKMSLFNGVRFGLANTVLGWFGADQTAWLSTTHPPWYWLVVVTVRLWLQAGFYMVLFLAGLQRISPRLYEAAAVDGARPGWQVLRHITLPQLRTTSVAVVLLLVINAFQAFDEFYNLLSDARGYPPYARPPLVYLYYTALGQGQNLGLGSAGAVILALIIAVVTVGQARWFSLGNKEG, from the coding sequence GTGCTCGGCGAAGGCGGCGCGGGGAGGCGGGCGTTCGGCACCCAGAACCGTACGCTCTGGTTCTGGGTGTTCGTGGGTCCTTTCCTGCTCGGGCTCGGCGTCTTCACCTATGTCCCGCTCGGCTGGAGCGTGTACCTCAGCTTCTTCGACGCGCACAACACGGTGACGCCCAGCGACTTCGTCGGCTTCGGCAACTACACGGAGATGCTCGGCAACAAGGCCTTCACCGACAGCCTGTGGACCTTCCTTCTCTTCTCACTCTTCATCGTGCCCACCACCTTCGTGCTCTCCCTGGCGCTGGCGCTGATGGTCAACCGGACGCGCGGGGCACAGGCGTTCTTCAGGTCGGTCTTCTTCCTGCCCGCGGCCTGCTCGTACGTGGTGGCCGCGCTGATCTGGAAGATGTCCCTCTTCAACGGCGTACGGTTCGGGCTGGCCAACACCGTGCTCGGCTGGTTCGGCGCCGACCAGACGGCCTGGCTCTCGACCACCCATCCGCCCTGGTACTGGCTGGTCGTGGTCACCGTGCGACTGTGGCTCCAGGCCGGTTTCTACATGGTGCTCTTCCTCGCGGGGCTCCAGCGGATCTCACCGCGGCTGTACGAGGCGGCGGCCGTGGACGGCGCCCGGCCCGGCTGGCAGGTACTGCGTCACATCACGCTGCCGCAGCTGCGGACCACCTCGGTCGCGGTCGTGCTGCTGCTGGTCATCAACGCGTTCCAGGCGTTCGACGAGTTCTACAACCTGCTCTCGGACGCCCGGGGTTACCCGCCCTACGCACGGCCCCCACTCGTCTACCTCTACTACACGGCGCTCGGTCAGGGGCAGAATCTGGGGCTCGGCAGCGCCGGGGCCGTGATCCTCGCACTGATCATCGCCGTGGTCACGGTGGGGCAGGCGCGCTGGTTCAGTCTCGGGAACAAGGAGGGGTGA
- a CDS encoding spermidine synthase, translated as MARRRASVESVAEQVDGGRAELVEDRERPGARTLLIDGAPQSHVDPAHPDHLEFAYQRRIGHLADLAAPAGRPLHALHLGGGAFTLARYVAATRPRSTQQVVEVDAALVAFVRRELPLETGARIKVRSLDAREGLAKLPDDWADLVIADVFDGARTPARLSSTEFLADVRRVLRPGGHYAANLTDGPPLRYLRGQVATAAGIFPELALAADPAVLRGKRFGNAVLMASAVPLPVAELTRRIASDPHAGRVEHGKALRDFTGGAAVVTDASAVASPAPPASAFE; from the coding sequence GTGGCAAGAAGAAGAGCGTCCGTCGAGTCCGTGGCCGAACAGGTGGACGGCGGTCGCGCCGAACTGGTGGAGGACCGGGAGCGTCCCGGCGCCCGCACCCTGCTGATCGACGGCGCGCCGCAGTCGCACGTGGACCCGGCCCACCCGGACCACCTGGAGTTCGCCTACCAGCGCAGGATCGGGCACCTGGCGGACCTGGCCGCGCCCGCGGGGCGACCGCTGCACGCGCTGCACCTGGGTGGCGGCGCCTTCACCCTGGCCCGCTACGTCGCCGCCACCCGCCCCCGCTCGACCCAGCAGGTCGTGGAGGTGGACGCGGCGCTCGTCGCGTTCGTCAGGCGTGAGCTTCCGCTGGAGACCGGCGCGCGGATCAAGGTGCGTTCCCTGGACGCCCGTGAGGGTCTCGCCAAGTTGCCGGACGACTGGGCCGATCTGGTCATCGCTGACGTGTTCGACGGGGCCCGTACGCCCGCGCGGCTGTCGAGTACCGAATTCCTCGCCGATGTCCGCAGGGTGCTGAGGCCCGGCGGGCACTACGCGGCCAACCTCACCGACGGCCCGCCCCTTCGGTACCTGCGGGGGCAGGTCGCCACCGCTGCCGGGATCTTCCCCGAACTGGCCCTCGCCGCCGACCCCGCCGTACTGCGGGGCAAACGGTTCGGCAACGCCGTGCTCATGGCCTCCGCCGTGCCGCTGCCCGTCGCCGAGCTGACCCGGCGTATCGCCTCCGACCCGCACGCGGGACGGGTCGAACACGGGAAGGCACTGCGCGACTTCACGGGCGGAGCGGCGGTCGTCACGGACGCCTCGGCGGTCGCCTCACCCGCGCCACCGGCCTCGGCCTTCGAGTGA
- a CDS encoding ABC transporter substrate-binding protein, which yields MTISRRTVLSTAATAATAALLTACGGNTGRGGGGSGGAGPRLAQWYHQYGETGTEQAVERYAAAYGKAEVTVQWRPGSYDEQTAAALLTESGPDVFEVNGPSLDQIQGKQVVDLTDLFAGVKDDFSPAVLAPKTHDGRIWAVPQVIDTQFLYYRKSLLEDAGVRPPRTLDALVDAAKALTTKKTKGLFLGNDGGAGVLGGTPLHAAGLELVTADGKVGFDDPAAARALGKLHRLYADRSLLLGAPADWSDPSAFVQGLTAMQWSGLWALPVVKKALGDDFGVLPFPADGSGGKPSVPVGAYGAAVSARSEHKQAAKAFVKWLWIEKTDYQEDFALSYGFHIPARLSLAKKAAKLRAGAAADVVRFTTDHGYAQPLLWTPASQTAYQDGLSRVIKDGANPESELRSVVRKVTAELDRVRKKA from the coding sequence ATGACCATCAGCCGCCGGACCGTACTCTCCACCGCTGCCACCGCGGCCACCGCGGCGCTGCTCACCGCCTGCGGAGGCAATACCGGCCGGGGCGGCGGTGGCTCCGGCGGTGCGGGGCCGCGACTCGCGCAGTGGTACCACCAGTACGGCGAGACGGGGACAGAACAGGCGGTCGAGCGTTACGCGGCGGCGTACGGGAAGGCCGAGGTCACCGTCCAGTGGCGGCCGGGGAGTTACGACGAGCAGACGGCCGCCGCGCTCCTCACGGAGTCGGGCCCCGACGTCTTCGAGGTCAACGGGCCCTCGCTCGACCAGATCCAGGGCAAGCAGGTCGTGGACCTCACCGACCTCTTCGCCGGGGTGAAGGACGACTTCAGCCCCGCGGTACTCGCCCCCAAGACACACGACGGCAGGATCTGGGCGGTACCGCAGGTCATCGACACGCAGTTCCTCTATTACCGCAAGAGTCTGCTCGAAGACGCCGGCGTACGGCCCCCCAGGACGCTGGACGCGCTGGTAGACGCGGCGAAGGCGCTCACCACGAAGAAGACCAAGGGGCTCTTCCTCGGCAACGACGGTGGCGCGGGGGTGCTGGGCGGGACCCCGCTCCACGCGGCGGGGCTCGAACTCGTCACCGCTGACGGAAAGGTGGGTTTCGACGATCCCGCCGCGGCCCGCGCCCTGGGCAAGCTCCACCGGCTCTACGCGGACAGGTCACTGCTGCTCGGCGCGCCCGCCGACTGGTCCGACCCCTCCGCCTTCGTACAGGGGCTGACCGCCATGCAGTGGTCGGGGCTGTGGGCGCTGCCCGTCGTCAAGAAGGCACTCGGCGACGACTTCGGCGTACTGCCCTTCCCCGCAGACGGTTCGGGCGGAAAGCCGTCCGTGCCGGTCGGTGCCTACGGAGCCGCGGTCAGCGCCCGCAGCGAGCACAAGCAGGCCGCCAAGGCTTTCGTGAAGTGGCTGTGGATCGAGAAGACCGACTACCAGGAGGATTTCGCCCTCTCCTACGGCTTTCACATCCCCGCCCGCCTCTCGCTCGCCAAGAAGGCGGCGAAGCTACGCGCGGGGGCCGCGGCCGACGTCGTGCGCTTCACCACCGACCACGGATACGCGCAGCCGCTGCTGTGGACACCCGCGAGCCAGACCGCCTACCAGGACGGACTGAGCCGCGTCATCAAGGACGGCGCCAATCCGGAGAGCGAGTTGCGGTCCGTCGTACGGAAGGTGACGGCGGAACTCGACCGCGTCAGGAAGAAGGCGTGA
- a CDS encoding AAA domain-containing protein has product MPAPATAPVFDFDPGAEAARATAAILHDTLHGDHRGVVVDSPPGAGKSTLVVRAALELAAVGRPLMVVAQTNAQVDDLVLRIAAKDPELPVGRLHSSDPDAYDKTLDALPQVRTSTKAGDLAGLDIVVSTAAKWAHVKDVEPWGHAIVDEAYQMRSDALLAVAGLFERALFVGDPGQLDPFSLVGSEQWAGLSYDPSTSAVSTLLAHNPGLPQHRLPVSWRLPASAAPLVSDAFYPYTPFRSGTGHGDRTLSFGVASDGSGPDRVIDEAAVSGWGLLELPARHTPRTDPEAVEAVALVVRRLLDRGGITHSEGERDPAPLTADRVAVGTAHRDQAAAVRTALTALGVTGVAVDTANRLQGREFDVTVVLHPLSGRPDATAFHMETGRLCVLASRHRHACVVVCRAGVTELLDAHPSTEPVQLGVTLKFPDGWEAMHSTWATWSEHRVARGR; this is encoded by the coding sequence GTGCCCGCGCCTGCGACCGCGCCCGTCTTCGATTTCGACCCCGGCGCTGAGGCGGCCCGCGCGACCGCCGCGATCCTGCACGACACGCTCCACGGCGACCACCGGGGCGTGGTCGTGGACTCCCCGCCGGGCGCGGGAAAGTCGACGCTGGTGGTGCGGGCGGCGCTGGAACTGGCCGCGGTGGGCCGCCCGCTGATGGTGGTCGCGCAGACCAACGCGCAGGTGGACGACCTGGTCCTGCGGATCGCCGCCAAGGACCCCGAGCTGCCGGTGGGGCGGCTGCACTCCAGCGACCCCGACGCGTACGACAAGACCCTCGACGCCCTGCCCCAGGTGCGTACGTCCACGAAGGCTGGTGACCTGGCGGGGCTCGACATCGTCGTCTCCACGGCCGCGAAGTGGGCGCACGTGAAGGACGTCGAGCCGTGGGGGCACGCGATCGTCGACGAGGCGTACCAGATGCGTTCCGACGCGCTGCTGGCCGTGGCGGGACTGTTCGAGCGGGCGCTGTTCGTCGGCGATCCCGGCCAGCTCGACCCGTTCTCGCTCGTCGGCTCCGAGCAGTGGGCGGGGCTGTCGTACGACCCCTCCACGAGCGCCGTCTCGACGCTGCTGGCCCACAATCCGGGCCTGCCGCAGCACCGGCTGCCCGTCTCCTGGCGGCTGCCTGCCTCAGCCGCCCCGCTGGTCAGCGACGCGTTCTACCCGTACACACCGTTCCGCAGCGGTACCGGCCACGGGGACAGGACCCTGTCGTTCGGCGTGGCATCGGACGGCTCGGGCCCCGACAGGGTGATCGACGAGGCGGCCGTATCGGGCTGGGGCCTGCTTGAGCTGCCCGCGAGGCACACCCCGCGCACCGACCCGGAGGCGGTGGAGGCGGTGGCGCTGGTGGTGCGGCGCCTGCTCGACCGAGGGGGCATCACGCACTCGGAGGGCGAGCGGGACCCGGCGCCGCTCACGGCGGACCGCGTCGCCGTCGGCACGGCCCACCGCGACCAGGCGGCGGCGGTACGGACGGCGCTCACGGCTCTCGGCGTCACGGGGGTCGCCGTGGACACGGCCAACCGGCTCCAGGGCCGCGAGTTCGACGTGACGGTGGTGCTGCACCCGCTGTCGGGCCGCCCGGACGCCACCGCCTTCCACATGGAGACGGGCCGCCTGTGCGTACTCGCCTCCAGGCACCGGCACGCGTGCGTGGTGGTGTGCAGGGCGGGCGTCACGGAACTGCTCGACGCCCACCCCTCGACGGAGCCGGTCCAACTCGGGGTGACGCTGAAGTTCCCCGACGGCTGGGAGGCGATGCACTCCACGTGGGC
- a CDS encoding phosphatase PAP2 family protein, which produces MQQKEAPVARAEGPISRLRWWTELPLLVLVYAAYSAGRLVVRGDVSSAVDHGLAILRIEKMFRINAEHPLNRLFTSQPWLGIPADFWYASLHYLVTPLVLIWLFRRRSEIYRTARTWLMTSTMIGLIGFTLLPTCPPRLLAAGHGFVDTMAHFSSYGWWGGEASAPRGLGGMTNQYAAMPSLHVGWALWCGVMLWRHGRSPVVRAAGIIYPTVTTIVVMGTANHYLLDAVAGVAVMGAGLLLTRPVQHVAALLVARLKRRTAASVPVRDRVAAGATMASSTPVVSGGCETSPGERIPQQRNSPGRPDGGRDHAPADRPGGGAPAPAR; this is translated from the coding sequence ATGCAGCAGAAGGAGGCACCGGTCGCCAGGGCCGAAGGGCCGATATCCCGGCTCCGCTGGTGGACCGAACTGCCCCTGCTCGTCCTCGTCTACGCCGCGTACTCGGCGGGGCGGCTTGTGGTCCGCGGGGACGTGTCCTCCGCGGTCGACCACGGACTGGCGATCCTGCGGATCGAGAAGATGTTCCGCATCAACGCGGAGCACCCCCTCAACCGGCTCTTCACCTCGCAGCCGTGGCTGGGGATACCCGCCGACTTCTGGTACGCGTCCCTGCACTACCTGGTGACGCCGCTGGTGCTGATCTGGCTGTTCAGGCGGCGGAGCGAGATCTACAGGACGGCGCGCACCTGGCTGATGACGTCGACCATGATCGGGCTGATCGGCTTCACGCTGCTGCCCACCTGCCCGCCCCGGCTGCTCGCCGCGGGACACGGGTTCGTCGACACCATGGCGCACTTCAGCTCGTACGGCTGGTGGGGCGGCGAGGCGAGCGCGCCGCGCGGACTCGGCGGGATGACCAACCAGTACGCGGCGATGCCGAGTCTGCACGTGGGCTGGGCCCTGTGGTGCGGTGTGATGCTGTGGCGGCACGGGCGTTCGCCCGTGGTGCGCGCGGCCGGGATCATCTACCCGACGGTCACCACGATCGTGGTGATGGGCACCGCCAACCACTATCTGCTCGACGCGGTGGCCGGCGTCGCGGTGATGGGCGCGGGACTGCTGCTGACGCGGCCGGTCCAACACGTGGCCGCGCTGCTCGTCGCGCGGCTGAAGAGGCGCACCGCCGCGTCCGTGCCCGTCCGCGACCGGGTGGCGGCGGGGGCCACGATGGCCAGTAGTACCCCCGTTGTCAGTGGTGGGTGCGAGACTTCGCCGGGTGAGCGAATACCCCAACAGCGCAACTCCCCAGGACGGCCCGACGGAGGCCGCGACCACGCCCCCGCCGACCGGCCGGGGGGCGGCGCTCCGGCACCGGCTCGCTGA
- a CDS encoding histidine phosphatase family protein — translation MAPRILLARHGQTEWSLSGKHTGHTDIPLLDEGRAGAKLLGERLHGAPFDGLTGAEVRTSPLVRAAETCDIAGFGERAVPWELLMEWDYGAYEGMTPAEIQAVRPGWFIWRDGVPDGESVADVTARADEVVEWARSADRDVLIFAHGHILRAIGARWLGFPLDFGARVRLDPTSLSVLGWAYGSPALTSWNETGHLAAGG, via the coding sequence ATGGCTCCGCGCATCCTGCTGGCCAGGCACGGACAGACCGAATGGTCGCTGTCCGGCAAGCACACCGGCCATACGGACATCCCGCTCCTCGACGAGGGCCGCGCGGGCGCGAAGCTGCTGGGCGAACGGCTGCACGGAGCGCCGTTCGACGGCCTGACCGGCGCGGAGGTACGCACGAGCCCGCTGGTACGCGCGGCGGAGACCTGTGACATCGCGGGGTTCGGAGAGCGCGCGGTGCCGTGGGAACTCCTCATGGAGTGGGACTACGGGGCCTACGAAGGGATGACGCCGGCCGAGATCCAGGCGGTACGCCCCGGCTGGTTCATCTGGCGTGACGGAGTCCCCGACGGAGAGTCTGTGGCGGACGTCACAGCCCGCGCGGACGAGGTGGTGGAGTGGGCGAGGTCGGCCGACCGCGATGTGCTGATCTTCGCCCACGGTCACATCCTCAGGGCCATCGGCGCCCGCTGGCTCGGCTTCCCCCTCGACTTCGGCGCCCGCGTCCGCCTGGACCCCACCTCGCTCTCGGTCCTCGGCTGGGCGTACGGCAGCCCGGCCCTGACGTCGTGGAACGAGACGGGGCATCTGGCGGCGGGGGGCTGA